A stretch of the Synechocystis sp. PCC 7338 genome encodes the following:
- a CDS encoding transposase — translation MSLSGILCLKLLPKSMNGELFIDFVKEEFIPQLWEGTVVVMDNLNDHKVQGVKEMIEASGAKVIYLPRYSPDSNPIEHFWWKLKAFIRRFRPQDKESVENLTAIGIILNSATIRRNYFTHCCYYYT, via the coding sequence ATGAGTTTGTCGGGGATTTTATGCTTAAAATTATTACCTAAATCTATGAATGGAGAACTGTTCATAGATTTTGTCAAAGAAGAATTCATCCCACAACTCTGGGAAGGTACTGTCGTTGTTATGGACAATCTCAATGATCATAAAGTTCAAGGAGTCAAAGAAATGATCGAAGCGTCAGGAGCCAAGGTGATTTATTTACCACGCTACTCCCCAGATTCTAATCCCATTGAACATTTTTGGTGGAAACTCAAGGCTTTTATTCGGAGATTTAGACCTCAAGACAAAGAATCTGTTGAAAACTTAACAGCAATCGGCATTATTTTAAATTCTGCCACAATTAGACGGAACTATTTTACTCATTGTTGCTACTATTACACTTAG
- the abc-f gene encoding ribosomal protection-like ABC-F family protein, with the protein MLRLEHIRKIYPTGEVLKDVNWEVKPEERVGLVGVNGAGKSTQLKIIMGEVEATAGEIIRPTALKIAHLTQEFDVTPTRTLREEMWTVFTEANQVQDSMHHVHQAMEVADPDTLEDLIHKLDKLQRQFEALDGYRLESQIERILPEIGFEPEDGDRLVSSFSGGWQMRISLGKILLQEPDLLLLDEPTNHLDLETIEWLEIYLKGLKTPMVIISHDREFLDRLCTKIVETERGVSTTYLGNYSSYLVQKEEGTLALASAYEHQQKALAKQQAFVDKFRASATRSTQAKSREKQLEKIERVEAPVGGVRTLKFHFPPAPRSGRQVALIEDVSHAFNDKLLFLGANLEIERGDRIAFLGPNGCGKSTLLRMIMGMELPEEGQIKLGEHNILPGYFEQNQAEALDLEKTVMETIHDEVPDWKNEEVRTLLGRFLFSGETVFKKVASLSGGEKARLALAKMLLTPANFLILDEPTNHLDIPAKEMLEEALQEYEGTVVLVSHDRYFISRVANKIVEIRDGELVVYSGDYHYYLEKLEAEKAEKKRRLAAEQAAKKQAEKRAKQAAKKAEQKSKNVIAP; encoded by the coding sequence ATGCTCCGACTTGAACACATCCGCAAAATTTATCCCACCGGCGAAGTTCTTAAAGATGTGAACTGGGAAGTTAAACCAGAAGAACGGGTAGGCCTGGTGGGGGTCAACGGGGCCGGAAAATCCACCCAACTCAAGATCATTATGGGGGAAGTGGAGGCCACTGCGGGGGAAATTATTCGGCCAACGGCTCTGAAAATCGCCCATTTAACCCAGGAATTTGACGTTACCCCCACCCGTACTTTACGGGAGGAAATGTGGACCGTATTCACCGAGGCGAACCAGGTTCAGGACTCCATGCACCATGTCCATCAGGCTATGGAAGTGGCCGATCCGGACACCCTGGAAGATTTAATTCATAAATTAGATAAATTACAACGACAGTTTGAAGCCCTGGACGGTTATCGGTTGGAGTCGCAAATTGAGCGGATTTTGCCGGAAATTGGTTTTGAACCGGAGGACGGCGATCGCCTGGTCAGTTCCTTTAGTGGCGGTTGGCAGATGCGGATCAGTTTGGGCAAAATTCTACTGCAGGAGCCGGATTTATTACTGCTGGACGAACCAACAAACCATTTAGATTTGGAAACCATTGAATGGTTAGAAATTTATCTCAAGGGCTTAAAAACCCCCATGGTGATTATTTCCCATGACCGGGAATTTTTAGATCGTCTTTGCACCAAAATTGTCGAAACGGAACGGGGAGTTTCCACCACCTATCTGGGTAATTATTCCAGTTATCTCGTGCAAAAGGAGGAAGGGACCTTGGCCTTGGCTAGTGCCTATGAACATCAACAAAAAGCTTTGGCCAAACAACAAGCCTTTGTGGACAAATTCCGGGCAAGTGCCACCCGCAGTACCCAGGCTAAAAGTCGGGAAAAACAACTAGAAAAAATTGAGCGAGTAGAGGCCCCCGTCGGTGGTGTCAGAACCCTTAAATTCCATTTCCCCCCCGCTCCCCGCAGTGGTCGTCAAGTGGCCCTGATTGAAGATGTTTCTCATGCCTTTAACGATAAGTTACTCTTTCTGGGGGCAAATTTAGAAATTGAACGGGGCGATCGTATTGCATTTCTCGGCCCCAACGGTTGCGGAAAATCCACCCTCTTGCGGATGATTATGGGCATGGAATTGCCGGAGGAAGGCCAAATAAAACTAGGGGAACACAACATTTTACCTGGCTATTTTGAGCAGAACCAAGCGGAAGCCTTAGACCTGGAAAAAACTGTGATGGAAACCATCCATGATGAAGTACCCGACTGGAAAAATGAAGAAGTACGGACCCTGTTGGGGCGATTTCTCTTTTCTGGGGAAACCGTGTTTAAAAAAGTAGCCTCCCTCAGTGGCGGAGAAAAAGCCCGCTTAGCCCTGGCGAAAATGTTGCTCACTCCGGCCAACTTTCTCATCCTTGATGAGCCCACCAATCACCTGGATATTCCCGCCAAAGAAATGTTAGAGGAAGCATTACAGGAATATGAAGGCACCGTGGTGCTAGTTTCCCACGACCGTTATTTTATTTCTCGGGTCGCTAATAAGATAGTGGAAATTCGGGATGGGGAACTGGTGGTGTACAGCGGTGATTACCATTACTATTTGGAAAAATTAGAGGCGGAAAAAGCCGAGAAAAAACGTCGTCTAGCCGCTGAACAGGCGGCAAAAAAGCAAGCAGAAAAACGGGCTAAGCAAGCGGCGAAAAAAGCAGAGCAAAAAAGCAAAAATGTCATTGCTCCCTAG
- a CDS encoding IS701 family transposase, with product MTKTREAKKTVQCVDTYSELYKDIFPEVRSYESFKYIIVGILSDIKRKSLPAIASSLGLKNEQGLLHFMTDSPWELKELEKRRLNIILEVLEGREIIVIIDETGDPKKGKTTDYVKRQYIGNLGKIESGIVSVNAYGYCNGVTFPLESKVFKPKERLKEGDKYKTKPELAVEIIKELEESGFKIKRVVSDSLYGESHSNFISAVEELKIEYAVGIRSNHGVWLPKEAKVRANKWRRFEHIRWDGKQEDRYIREIVYGKKNAIRYWEIKTETEKEEEKAGWFVMTRIPDIKYKEVVRIYGVRSWIEYGFKQCKSELGWADFRVTHYEQIQKWWELVMCAYCMICFYDENFNPTLNSTSKYHQKHEKWDKEEGWKKWLNNLRLVISVFNAINLIKKWLKVFPFAHVLDELTKLYNKVDKLDRLKYLLNSWNTFYSSSA from the coding sequence ATGACAAAGACAAGAGAGGCGAAAAAGACAGTACAGTGTGTAGACACATATAGTGAACTGTATAAAGATATATTTCCAGAAGTGAGGTCTTATGAGTCATTTAAATATATCATTGTGGGAATATTAAGTGATATAAAAAGAAAGAGTTTACCTGCAATAGCATCATCACTAGGATTGAAAAATGAACAGGGATTACTGCATTTCATGACAGATTCTCCTTGGGAATTAAAAGAATTAGAAAAAAGAAGATTAAATATTATCTTAGAAGTTTTAGAAGGAAGAGAAATAATAGTAATAATAGATGAAACAGGAGACCCCAAAAAAGGGAAAACAACAGATTATGTAAAAAGACAATATATTGGAAATTTAGGAAAAATAGAAAGCGGTATAGTGTCAGTAAATGCCTATGGTTACTGCAATGGAGTAACGTTTCCTCTAGAATCAAAAGTATTTAAACCAAAAGAAAGATTAAAAGAGGGAGATAAGTATAAAACAAAGCCGGAATTAGCAGTAGAGATAATAAAAGAACTAGAAGAAAGTGGTTTTAAAATAAAAAGAGTAGTGTCAGATAGCTTATATGGAGAAAGCCATAGCAATTTTATCAGTGCCGTAGAGGAATTAAAAATAGAATATGCAGTGGGAATCCGGAGCAATCATGGGGTCTGGCTTCCAAAGGAAGCTAAAGTAAGGGCAAATAAGTGGAGGAGGTTTGAACATATAAGATGGGATGGAAAACAGGAAGATAGGTATATCAGAGAAATAGTTTATGGCAAAAAAAACGCAATAAGATATTGGGAAATTAAAACAGAAACAGAAAAAGAGGAGGAAAAAGCAGGATGGTTTGTAATGACTCGAATACCAGATATTAAATATAAAGAAGTTGTCAGAATATATGGGGTAAGGTCATGGATAGAATATGGATTTAAGCAATGCAAAAGTGAATTAGGATGGGCAGATTTTAGGGTAACTCATTATGAGCAAATTCAAAAATGGTGGGAATTAGTGATGTGTGCATATTGTATGATTTGTTTTTATGATGAGAATTTTAATCCGACTCTAAATTCAACGTCAAAGTATCATCAAAAGCATGAAAAATGGGATAAAGAAGAAGGGTGGAAAAAATGGCTAAACAACCTACGATTAGTGATCTCTGTATTTAATGCAATAAATCTTATCAAAAAGTGGTTAAAAGTATTTCCATTTGCCCATGTTTTGGATGAGTTAACTAAACTTTACAACAAGGTTGATAAGCTAGATCGATTAAAGTATTTGCTAAATTCATGGAATACATTCTATTCTTCTTCTGCCTAG
- a CDS encoding IS630 family transposase yields MKQYAAEKLIYMDQAGLDDTLDYPYGYCHKSERLKASKLGHRTKRVSIISCWWNGTTIAPMIFEGYCNAQVVCTWIEEMLLPELIPGQILIMDNASFHPKERIKALVAKAGCEVIFLPPYSPDLNKIEKFWARLKRYVSQLVSNGESLISALDIALRELS; encoded by the coding sequence ATCAAGCAATATGCGGCAGAAAAACTGATTTATATGGATCAAGCCGGTCTAGATGACACTCTAGACTACCCCTATGGGTACTGTCATAAATCAGAGAGATTAAAGGCGAGCAAATTAGGACATAGAACCAAGAGAGTCAGCATAATAAGTTGTTGGTGGAATGGAACAACAATAGCTCCAATGATATTTGAAGGATACTGTAACGCTCAAGTAGTATGCACGTGGATAGAAGAAATGTTATTACCAGAGTTAATACCAGGTCAGATACTAATCATGGATAATGCAAGCTTTCATCCGAAAGAAAGAATAAAGGCATTGGTAGCAAAAGCTGGGTGTGAGGTTATATTTTTACCACCATATTCACCAGACTTGAACAAAATTGAGAAGTTCTGGGCGAGACTAAAACGTTATGTTTCCCAACTTGTTAGTAATGGAGAATCGCTGATTTCTGCATTGGATATAGCGTTGAGAGAACTGTCCTAA
- the egtD gene encoding L-histidine N(alpha)-methyltransferase — protein sequence MVSVQNSPRLQLENRLLSHPQSYVNHGQDVIVGLQQYPKTLPPHYFYDDRGSLLFEQICLLPEYYPTRTEASILQAIAKELVQITGACDFIELGSGSSTKTRILLDAFAEENIALRYIPVDVSEAILKENAEAILATYPQLTVRGLVSTYQLALASLPHHNYPHRLMAFLGSSLGNFSADDCQDFFEQVGQALDPGDYFLLGVDLCKPVDILEAAYNDVQGVTAEFNLNMLRHLNWRFQGNFALDNFFHRAIFNQQKSQIEMYLRSGTKQAVRLENLGLTINFQAGETILTEISCKFSLQANNPNAITRQLADHGLEPLQVWTDDQQWFAVILSQVN from the coding sequence ATGGTCTCCGTTCAAAATTCCCCCCGTCTACAGCTCGAAAACCGTCTCCTCAGCCATCCCCAGAGCTATGTCAACCATGGCCAAGATGTCATTGTCGGTTTGCAGCAATACCCCAAAACTTTACCCCCCCACTATTTTTACGATGACCGGGGTTCTCTGCTGTTTGAGCAAATTTGTCTACTGCCGGAATATTATCCCACCCGCACGGAGGCCAGTATTCTTCAGGCGATCGCCAAGGAACTGGTGCAGATTACGGGGGCCTGTGACTTCATTGAATTGGGCAGTGGTAGTTCCACTAAAACCCGTATTTTACTGGATGCCTTTGCGGAAGAAAATATTGCCCTACGCTATATTCCCGTTGATGTCAGTGAAGCAATTTTGAAAGAAAATGCCGAGGCTATTTTAGCCACTTATCCCCAATTAACGGTTCGGGGTTTGGTGAGTACCTATCAGTTGGCCCTGGCATCATTGCCCCACCATAATTATCCCCATCGTTTGATGGCCTTTTTAGGCAGTTCCCTCGGTAATTTTTCCGCCGACGATTGTCAAGATTTTTTTGAGCAAGTAGGGCAAGCTTTAGACCCAGGGGATTACTTTTTATTGGGGGTGGATTTATGTAAACCCGTGGATATTTTAGAGGCGGCCTATAACGATGTCCAGGGGGTGACAGCGGAATTTAATTTGAATATGTTGCGCCATTTAAATTGGCGTTTTCAGGGCAATTTTGCGTTGGATAATTTTTTCCATCGAGCCATATTTAACCAGCAAAAGTCCCAAATTGAAATGTATTTACGCAGTGGCACCAAGCAAGCGGTGCGGCTGGAAAACCTTGGTTTAACGATTAACTTCCAAGCCGGGGAAACCATACTCACGGAAATATCCTGCAAATTTTCTCTCCAAGCTAATAATCCTAATGCCATTACCCGTCAGTTGGCGGACCATGGCCTAGAACCCTTGCAAGTATGGACCGATGACCAGCAATGGTTTGCAGTCATTTTAAGCCAGGTTAACTAG
- a CDS encoding glycoside hydrolase family 13 protein encodes MVATPDWVKKAVFYQIFPDRFAVGQQQVIAVAQQPKLEPWDTPPTVEGYKGGNLWGVIEHLDYLQDLGITALYLTPIFQSACNHRYHTHDYYQVDPLLGGNQALQALLAAAHGRGMKVVLDGVFNHASRGFYFFNDILENGPHSPWLDWFYIEDWPLSAYDGSLPANYRGWVDLRALPQFNHDNPDVREYLMRVGEYWIAQGIDGWRLDVPDCVKAEGFWAEFRRRVKAINPEAYIVGEIWCDASPWLGGDQFDGVMNYRFTKPTVAFTIGDRLQKEHLRGEEYRPYPALTAEVYGKKISQLLQRHPWEIQLTQLNLLNSHDTARLLTLANGDRQSVNLALLLMFTFPGAPCVYYGDEVGLPGGHDPDCRRVFPAKIDWDLDCWEFYRQLIALRHRYQCLQLGNYKILATAGMGYVFQRQYGDEAIIVAVNSGDNIMEILLSSETINLDKIDVSESIFAANGETAIDRNNAGLLLTMAPQSGAAFAII; translated from the coding sequence ATGGTTGCAACCCCAGATTGGGTGAAAAAAGCTGTTTTCTATCAAATTTTTCCGGATCGTTTCGCCGTCGGCCAACAGCAGGTGATCGCCGTTGCTCAACAACCAAAGCTAGAACCATGGGATACACCACCAACGGTGGAGGGCTATAAAGGGGGAAACCTGTGGGGCGTGATCGAACATTTAGATTATCTGCAGGATTTGGGCATTACTGCTTTGTACCTCACTCCCATTTTCCAGTCCGCCTGTAACCACCGTTACCACACCCATGACTATTATCAAGTGGACCCTCTCCTGGGGGGCAACCAAGCGCTCCAAGCCCTACTGGCCGCCGCCCATGGCCGGGGGATGAAAGTGGTTTTGGATGGAGTGTTTAACCATGCCAGTCGGGGTTTCTACTTTTTCAACGACATTTTGGAAAACGGGCCCCATTCCCCCTGGTTAGATTGGTTTTACATCGAAGACTGGCCTTTATCAGCCTATGACGGTTCTTTGCCGGCTAATTATCGGGGTTGGGTAGATTTGCGAGCCTTGCCGCAGTTTAACCACGATAATCCCGACGTGCGGGAATATTTAATGCGGGTAGGGGAATATTGGATTGCCCAAGGCATTGATGGTTGGCGTTTAGATGTGCCCGATTGTGTCAAAGCGGAGGGGTTTTGGGCGGAATTTCGCCGTCGGGTCAAAGCTATTAACCCGGAAGCCTACATTGTGGGGGAAATTTGGTGTGATGCTAGTCCTTGGTTAGGCGGAGATCAGTTTGATGGCGTGATGAATTACCGATTCACCAAACCAACAGTGGCCTTCACCATTGGCGATCGCCTGCAAAAAGAACATCTACGGGGGGAAGAATATCGTCCTTACCCCGCCCTAACCGCAGAGGTCTATGGGAAAAAAATTAGTCAACTACTGCAACGGCATCCCTGGGAAATTCAGTTAACCCAATTGAATTTGCTCAATAGCCATGACACGGCCCGACTATTAACCCTGGCCAATGGCGATCGCCAGAGTGTTAACCTAGCCCTCCTACTAATGTTTACTTTCCCCGGTGCCCCCTGTGTTTACTACGGCGACGAAGTAGGTTTACCTGGTGGCCACGACCCTGATTGTCGCCGGGTTTTTCCCGCAAAAATCGATTGGGACTTAGATTGTTGGGAATTTTATCGCCAACTGATTGCCCTGCGCCATCGTTATCAATGCTTACAATTAGGGAATTACAAAATTCTCGCCACGGCAGGTATGGGCTATGTTTTTCAGCGGCAATACGGTGATGAAGCCATAATTGTTGCTGTTAATAGTGGTGACAACATAATGGAAATTTTATTATCTTCAGAAACAATAAATTTGGATAAAATAGACGTATCTGAATCTATATTTGCCGCCAATGGCGAGACCGCAATTGACCGGAACAACGCAGGGTTGCTTTTGACCATGGCCCCCCAATCAGGAGCAGCTTTTGCCATCATCTAA
- a CDS encoding lipopolysaccharide assembly protein LapB, whose translation MEKITVSKRHWLLLWGLQLGLAGMAAPVFSQAILPYTPNLDQQQLEDQGLALTEDVVQLVRFQQYDLAFPRAKLATQLAPEQFQTWFILGTLYLQQEEVEPGIEVLKKAEAMAPEEAGIKFTLGNAYFQQGAYNQAVEVLLAGLAQRPDTPAALFDLGNAYLKLVKYPDAVTAYQKALKAEEQFWPALNNIGLIEYEQGKIDTALKRWQEVIKIDAEQPEPQLAIAVALYKQGKTEEGLRKAQDALNLDSRYGEIDFLIKNLWGEQLIADTKALFSTPTMVEMLRTLPPPSDDL comes from the coding sequence ATGGAAAAAATTACTGTGTCAAAACGTCATTGGTTGCTTTTATGGGGATTACAACTGGGCCTGGCCGGTATGGCAGCCCCGGTGTTTTCCCAGGCGATCCTGCCCTACACCCCCAATTTAGACCAACAACAGTTAGAAGATCAGGGCCTGGCACTCACGGAAGATGTGGTGCAATTGGTGCGATTTCAGCAGTATGACCTGGCCTTTCCTCGGGCCAAACTGGCAACTCAACTGGCGCCGGAGCAGTTTCAAACTTGGTTTATTCTCGGCACCCTGTACTTGCAACAGGAAGAGGTGGAGCCGGGCATTGAAGTGCTGAAAAAAGCTGAAGCCATGGCACCGGAGGAGGCAGGTATTAAATTCACCCTAGGTAATGCCTATTTTCAACAGGGGGCATATAACCAAGCAGTGGAAGTATTGCTGGCCGGTTTAGCCCAGCGCCCCGACACCCCCGCCGCCCTCTTTGATTTGGGCAATGCCTATCTAAAATTGGTTAAATATCCCGATGCTGTCACTGCCTACCAAAAGGCTCTGAAAGCGGAGGAACAGTTTTGGCCAGCCCTGAACAATATTGGTTTAATCGAATACGAACAGGGAAAAATTGACACTGCCCTCAAACGTTGGCAAGAGGTGATCAAAATCGATGCGGAACAGCCGGAACCCCAATTGGCGATCGCCGTGGCGTTGTATAAACAGGGCAAAACGGAAGAGGGATTGCGGAAGGCTCAGGATGCCCTCAACTTGGATAGTCGCTATGGGGAAATTGATTTCCTGATTAAGAATCTTTGGGGAGAGCAGTTAATTGCAGACACTAAGGCCCTATTTTCTACCCCCACCATGGTGGAAATGTTGCGCACTTTACCGCCCCCCAGTGATGATCTGTAG
- the pyrF gene encoding orotidine-5'-phosphate decarboxylase, whose protein sequence is MTPDQVIVALDVPDLPKAIALVDLLPGVNFWKVGLELFVGAGPGILTELKERGKRIFLDLKFHDIPNTVLGACLSASRYEVDLLTLHATAGSQALTLAAQAMAPLTHPPKLLAITLLTSIGDRQLREELQQPLAVEDYVNAMAQLAQNAGLDGAVCSPQEVAMLRQTYGPDFLLVTPGVRPLWSVQGDQQRIMTPSQAIAAGADYVVIGRPITADPNPEAAWERLCQDFAV, encoded by the coding sequence ATGACCCCAGACCAAGTAATTGTTGCCCTAGATGTACCGGATTTGCCCAAGGCGATCGCCCTAGTGGATCTTTTACCGGGGGTGAATTTTTGGAAAGTGGGGCTGGAATTGTTTGTGGGGGCGGGGCCAGGAATTTTGACGGAGTTAAAGGAGCGGGGTAAGCGCATCTTTTTAGACCTGAAGTTCCACGACATCCCGAACACGGTTTTGGGGGCTTGCCTGTCTGCCAGTCGGTACGAAGTGGATTTGTTAACCCTCCATGCCACTGCGGGGAGCCAAGCTTTAACTTTGGCCGCCCAAGCCATGGCCCCGTTGACCCATCCTCCCAAACTGTTGGCCATTACCCTACTCACCAGCATTGGCGATCGCCAGTTACGGGAAGAGTTGCAACAACCGTTAGCGGTGGAGGATTATGTCAACGCCATGGCCCAGTTAGCCCAAAATGCTGGCCTTGATGGAGCGGTGTGCTCTCCCCAGGAAGTGGCTATGCTGAGGCAAACCTATGGCCCGGACTTTTTGTTGGTTACCCCCGGCGTGCGCCCCCTCTGGTCTGTCCAAGGGGATCAACAACGGATCATGACACCCTCTCAGGCGATCGCCGCTGGCGCCGATTATGTTGTCATTGGCCGGCCCATCACTGCTGACCCCAACCCCGAAGCCGCTTGGGAAAGATTATGCCAAGACTTTGCTGTCTGA
- a CDS encoding IS630 transposase-related protein: protein MERVRKKAMPAPYSVDLREKAVSAVEKGEKKSHVCRTLNISRNTLDLWIKKKKETGSVAAKRDYERGPRPKIDDLDKFREFAEENGHLTQKQMAEKWPEPVSRIRISKALKKIGFTRKKNLYLQGNRRGSEKGI, encoded by the coding sequence ATGGAAAGAGTTAGGAAAAAAGCGATGCCAGCCCCCTACAGTGTAGATCTAAGAGAGAAAGCGGTAAGTGCAGTAGAAAAAGGAGAGAAGAAAAGCCATGTCTGCCGAACACTGAACATTAGTCGCAACACCTTAGACCTATGGATAAAAAAGAAGAAAGAAACAGGAAGTGTGGCCGCGAAGAGAGATTATGAGCGTGGTCCACGACCGAAAATAGATGATTTGGATAAATTCAGAGAATTTGCGGAGGAGAACGGTCATTTAACGCAAAAACAAATGGCAGAAAAATGGCCAGAGCCCGTAAGTAGAATAAGAATAAGTAAGGCTCTAAAGAAAATAGGGTTTACTAGAAAAAAAAACTTATATTTACAGGGAAATAGAAGAGGAAGCGAGAAAGGCATTTGA